TGATTTTTGCGGTGGTGGTGATTGTATGTTTTCTGTCATTGCTTATTCCTATTTTAGGTATTCTGATCAAACTGGAATCCAAAGGGCCTATATTCTTCATTCAGAAAAGAAATGGGGTAAACAATAAAGTGTTCAATTGCATCAAGTTCCGCTCCATGACAGTGACTGATCGGGAGGATGGAGACCCTGAGAATGATCATAATTCCAGAATCACCAAAATAGGGCTGTTTATGAGAGAATCTTCTCTGGATGAGGTGCCCCAGTTTATCAATGTCCTGCTTGGGCATATGTCAGTGGTAGGGCCTAGACCGCACACGGTATCGATGAATAAGGAATTGAACACGCAGATCATGGGCTATAATTCCAGACACAAAGTACGTCCGGGAATCACGGGTCTTGCTCAGGTGCGAGGCTACCGGGGAAAAATCGAAACTCCACAGCAGATTCGCAATAGAGTACGTCTGGATTCATTCTATATCCATAGATGGTCATTCATGCTGGATCTTGAGATTATGGGGAATACTTTTGGGGTGCTTTCTAACAAGGAAGATGGGGATTGAGGTAAAAAATTCCTGCAAGTTTTGTGGTAGTATCCAGTTGAGATTTTTTGAAGCCCAAGAGCGAATGATTGGTTTGGGCGATAGCTTTGAGTACACAGCCTGTCAGGACTGTGGTTCATTGCAGATCAGTGAGATTCCTGAAAATTTATCCACTTATTATTCTCATTCTAATTATTATTCATTTCTGCCTTTGGTGCGATCCGGAAGGCTTAAAAACCTGCTCAAAACGCTCAGAATACGCACTTTTCTCCAAAGTGGATTGCAGCCTTTTTCGCCAGAATACGGCTATTGGTTAAAAAAAGTCCACAGTTCTTTTGATGCTAAAATCGCAGATGTGGGATGTGGCAATGGGCAATTGCTCTATGAACTAGCTGTTTCTGGTTATTCGGATTTGCACGGGATAGACCCATTTATTGAAGACGATGTGCGGCTGCATCCCCATGTTCGCTTGTACAAGAAGGAACTCCAGGAAGTAGCATTTCAATTTGAGCTGATCATGATGCATCATTCCTTTGAGCATATGGGTGATCCAAAGGAAACATTGGAAGTGTGCAGAGAAAGACTGAGCAAAGGAGGTAGGCTGCTCATTCGGACTCCGGTTTCCGATGCTTCTGTGTGGAAGGATCATCAGGAATTTTGGGTGCAGCTGGACGCTCCGAGGCACCTAGTGATTCCTTCTGTTGCTGGGATGAAAAGCTTGGCTGGGCAATTTGGTTTTCAAATTGATGAAATCGAGTTTGATTCCACGGCATTTCAGTTTTGGGGGACTGAACTCTATGAAAAAGGATTGACCTTGAGTTCAAAGCCAGAAGATCATTTTACTAAGGAAGAGCTAGCAGAGATGCAAAAAAAAGCCCTCCGTTACAATAGGGAGGGCAAAGGGGATCAGGTGTGTTTTTATATGACCAAGATAGCTTAAATCTTAAACAGGGCTTCGAAGAATCCGATTGTCTCACCCTTCTTTTTGAATATCAGCATAGGAAGTAGATTATTGACGTTGACGAGTTTTTCAGCCACGGATCCTAGGAGAATAGCTGCGGATTTTGTTTTACCTCTGGACCCCAGCAAAATCATGTCCGCATCCAGTTTCAGGGCTTCGTCCAGAAGGGTCTTTCCTTTGTCTTCTCCGGTATTCTGCACAAAGTGGCATTCTATGTTTTTATGATTGAATTTCGTGATGAAATTCTTGAAGTCTTCCTTCGCATTATTCTTCATGATCTCAGAAAACTCCTCTAATGTCTTTCCGGTTTTGGAATAGCCATGGGGCACATCGTAGATATGCACAGGAACCAACTCCGCGTTTAACTCTTCCGAGATTCGCTCTCCAAAATCGTAGATCATATCTGTGTGGGCGGAAAAATCTGAAGGGATCATGATTCTCTTCGGTAATCCCGGAGGTCTTTTTTCCTGAAGCATCAAGATGGAGCAAGGTGCCTTTTTGGCGATACCCTTAGCTAGAGATCCACTGCCCTCTAGGGTTTCCTTTCTACCCATGATGATCAGGTCCACATCTTTGATTTTGGCCCAGCGCAAAAAGGTGTCCAAAGGATGTGCTCCTTCCTCAGCAAAGACTTCTATATCCATAGACGGGGGGAAGTGGTACTCTTTGAGCTTTTCCGTGATAATCGCCTCTATAGATTCATCACCGGGAGCCAAAAGTTCCGGATGGTTATCCAATATTTCCTGCGGTATGGCTAGGTCTTTGGCCACATGCACAAAGTAACATTTATCTATTCCTAGGAATTCCAGATATACTATTGTCTTTTTGATCAGGATATCATCAATCTCGCTCAGATCCAGGCCTATCATGACCTTTGAAAAATGCTTCATAGTTGTTTGGTGTTTATATCCCTTAATTTAAGGCTTTGATTGAGTTTATCGAATAGTTTTTTTGTTTTTACCTTACGAATTGGTTTTCGAGGTAGTTTTGTGGGATGAAAGTCATGCAGAAATATTTTTTGGCGCTGGTGCCAGAGGGGAAAATCCAAGATGAAGCCACGGCTCTGAAGTATGAGCTCAAAGATGCGTTCAATGTGAAGTATGCGCTGAAGTCACCGGCTCATGTTACTATGAAGATGCCTTTCGTTTATAATGAAGCCAAAGAGGGCGTCTTGCTTGCCAAGTTGCGGCAGTTTACGCAAGAATTCCACAGTATGAAAATCCAGGTTGACGGTGTGGAGACTTTTGGGCAGCGGGTGATATTTCTGGGCATAGCGGCTGATGCTGATTTGATAAGCTTTCAGCAGGAATTGAAATTGTACTGCAAGCGGGAGCTAAATCTGGTGGATGAACTGAGTGACCGAAATTTCCACCCTCACATGACTATTGCCTTTAAGGATCTGAAAAAAAACAACTTTCAGCAGGTGCTAGATTTTGCGAAGGCAAAAGCAATCCAGGGAGTATTTGAAGCGCAACATCTTTGCCTCTTAAAAAGAGAGAGTGGAAGATGGACGGTGTATCAGAAAATCGATTTTGGGAAGAAGTAACCCGGATTTTCAGCAAAAAAAATAGCCGAGCACATACTCGGCTATTGAATTGATTGATTAGGTTTTAAAATTAATACCCGGGGTTTTGATCCCCATTGGAAAGTGCAGAGTTGTTGTCCAATTCTACAGTAGGTAAAGGCAATAGGTCATATCTTTCTTGATATCCGTCTATAGGTTCATTAGGCAAGTAGCCCATTCTACGCCATCTGCGAATATCTCTATTTCGTACCTGCTCTCCTGGCATTTCTACACGTCTTTCGTGCATGATGGCCAGTCGTGTTTCTTCCTTGGTGCCGGTAGGGTATTGTGCCGTTGGGTATTCTGGCATTTGTACATCGGCTCTATTTCTGGTCATATTCAGGTATGGCAAAGCTGCCGCAGGTCCGGAGAGTTCATTCTCTACCTCTGCCATCATAAGTAGGACATCTGCATAGCGTATGGCGCGGAAATTAATTCCGGACTGCGTGTTTTCATTGGCGCGCTTATAAATAGTCTGATACTTTCTCCAGCTAGGCTTAGTGAAATCACCCTGTACAGTGGACTCGTCCAGCACACTTTCACCTGCATTGAAGGTGTCTCCTAGTCGGTAGAAATTATAGCTCATTCTTGGATCCTCTTTAGGACTAGTTTCAAATTCATTTACCAGAGCAGTATTTGGGATCAGATTTCTCCAGGCATTTGGACCATACTCTTGACCTCGGAATGTAACCTCGGCGATACCTGTACCATCTGCATTCCATCCCCCGGCATTGCCAAAGGCTTCTGAAAACTGGATTTCCCAGATTGACTCAGCGTTGTTTTCATTTTCCTCTTCGAAATTGTCCAAATACCGATCTACTAAAGAATACTGATTGGAATTGATGATTTCTGTCAAATAGGGCTTTGCGCCAGCATAATCACCTTGAAACAAAAGCAACTTGGCAGCTACTGCCTGTGCAGTGCCTTTGCTAGCTCTTCCCACGTCGGCACCGGTATAGGTGCTAGCCAGTGGAAGTCTAGAAATCGCTTCGTTCAGGTCATTCAGAGATTGCGCAAAGGACTCGGCCTGAGTAGACCTTGGGAGCCCTTCGGGAGAAGATGCGGAAGTAGTCATTAGCGGTACTCCGCCCCACATAGTGGACAATTCGTAAAATGCCAGTCCTCTGAGAAAGTAGGCCTCCCCGATTATTCTGCTTCGCAAAGCATCAGTAATATCATCGGTGGCATTTTCTGCATTTTCTAAAACCAAATTGGCTCGGTGGATCAATCTGTACCAGCCTCTCCAGTTTGCATCTACCAATGGATTGGAAGCGTCAAATACATAATTCAGCATTTGTGCCCTTGGAGCCTCTAGCTGAGCTCCCCCAGTCTCTACATCATCTGAAAGTAAATCGTGTAGGAAGAAATACTCTCTATTATATAAATTGTTTCCTTGGAGCGTGGCATATACGGAATTTATCGCCGCTACGAGTTGTGGACCAGTTTTGTAGAAAGTCTCCGTACCC
This genomic window from Algoriphagus sp. TR-M9 contains:
- a CDS encoding RagB/SusD family nutrient uptake outer membrane protein, which produces MKTRSTFLAVIMAVGLVACDEEVLNPVNPNQLGTETFYKTGPQLVAAINSVYATLQGNNLYNREYFFLHDLLSDDVETGGAQLEAPRAQMLNYVFDASNPLVDANWRGWYRLIHRANLVLENAENATDDITDALRSRIIGEAYFLRGLAFYELSTMWGGVPLMTTSASSPEGLPRSTQAESFAQSLNDLNEAISRLPLASTYTGADVGRASKGTAQAVAAKLLLFQGDYAGAKPYLTEIINSNQYSLVDRYLDNFEEENENNAESIWEIQFSEAFGNAGGWNADGTGIAEVTFRGQEYGPNAWRNLIPNTALVNEFETSPKEDPRMSYNFYRLGDTFNAGESVLDESTVQGDFTKPSWRKYQTIYKRANENTQSGINFRAIRYADVLLMMAEVENELSGPAAALPYLNMTRNRADVQMPEYPTAQYPTGTKEETRLAIMHERRVEMPGEQVRNRDIRRWRRMGYLPNEPIDGYQERYDLLPLPTVELDNNSALSNGDQNPGY
- a CDS encoding class I SAM-dependent methyltransferase, encoding MGIEVKNSCKFCGSIQLRFFEAQERMIGLGDSFEYTACQDCGSLQISEIPENLSTYYSHSNYYSFLPLVRSGRLKNLLKTLRIRTFLQSGLQPFSPEYGYWLKKVHSSFDAKIADVGCGNGQLLYELAVSGYSDLHGIDPFIEDDVRLHPHVRLYKKELQEVAFQFELIMMHHSFEHMGDPKETLEVCRERLSKGGRLLIRTPVSDASVWKDHQEFWVQLDAPRHLVIPSVAGMKSLAGQFGFQIDEIEFDSTAFQFWGTELYEKGLTLSSKPEDHFTKEELAEMQKKALRYNREGKGDQVCFYMTKIA
- a CDS encoding universal stress protein, coding for MKHFSKVMIGLDLSEIDDILIKKTIVYLEFLGIDKCYFVHVAKDLAIPQEILDNHPELLAPGDESIEAIITEKLKEYHFPPSMDIEVFAEEGAHPLDTFLRWAKIKDVDLIIMGRKETLEGSGSLAKGIAKKAPCSILMLQEKRPPGLPKRIMIPSDFSAHTDMIYDFGERISEELNAELVPVHIYDVPHGYSKTGKTLEEFSEIMKNNAKEDFKNFITKFNHKNIECHFVQNTGEDKGKTLLDEALKLDADMILLGSRGKTKSAAILLGSVAEKLVNVNNLLPMLIFKKKGETIGFFEALFKI
- a CDS encoding 2'-5' RNA ligase family protein, with translation MQKYFLALVPEGKIQDEATALKYELKDAFNVKYALKSPAHVTMKMPFVYNEAKEGVLLAKLRQFTQEFHSMKIQVDGVETFGQRVIFLGIAADADLISFQQELKLYCKRELNLVDELSDRNFHPHMTIAFKDLKKNNFQQVLDFAKAKAIQGVFEAQHLCLLKRESGRWTVYQKIDFGKK